In Pseudomonadota bacterium, the following are encoded in one genomic region:
- a CDS encoding DUF2284 domain-containing protein — translation MQADQNDMIKDALASDAKYAAIADVSSIVFHESFRKACEQNHCGKYNTNWMGPPAIGPINELIKKVRKFEKGLLFQTVYQGSGSFDYKGMMEGMKLHEQVFRKLLERIKTNYHLKDILPLNAGCCSICKRCAYLDNEPCRHPDMAVSSLEAYGIDVTALEKACGIPYYNGKNTYSFVGLILFNA, via the coding sequence ATGCAAGCCGATCAGAACGATATGATAAAGGACGCATTGGCTTCGGATGCGAAGTACGCAGCTATTGCCGACGTATCAAGCATCGTGTTTCACGAGAGTTTCAGAAAGGCTTGCGAACAAAACCATTGCGGGAAATATAATACAAACTGGATGGGACCTCCGGCAATCGGCCCCATCAACGAACTGATCAAAAAAGTTCGGAAATTCGAAAAGGGCCTGCTGTTCCAGACAGTGTACCAGGGCTCAGGCTCTTTTGATTATAAAGGGATGATGGAAGGCATGAAGCTTCATGAACAGGTCTTCAGAAAACTTTTAGAAAGAATCAAAACAAATTATCATCTTAAGGACATTCTTCCGTTGAATGCCGGTTGCTGCAGTATTTGCAAGCGATGTGCTTATCTGGACAATGAGCCGTGCAGGCATCCTGATATGGCCGTTTCTTCGTTGGAGGCATACGGCATTGATGTGACGGCACTTGAAAAAGCATGTGGAATCCCTTATTACAACGGAAAAAATACCTATTCTTTTGTGGGATTGATTTTGTTTAATGCCTGA